A portion of the Natronococcus sp. AD-5 genome contains these proteins:
- a CDS encoding DegT/DnrJ/EryC1/StrS family aminotransferase: protein MSDAIPLFEIPWDERDVRNAVDSITRGSFWANGPYVEEFESGLEAYLGVEHAVTVNSGTTALVAALEAQGIGEGDEVIVPAFTFIATANAVRLAGARPVFADIESETYGLDPASVAENVTDETAAIMPIHPYGAPCRIGAIADVAAETNVPLIEDAAEAFGSDYRGRALGTIGDAAALSFCQNKVLPTGEGGAVVTDEDDLARRLERFRSHGRASEDYFSSAGSGDYVDLGTNVRMSDLVASVGCAQLERVDDLIAGRRRAAGRLAAGLADVPGVEPHAAAERDRHVYQLFTVTLGADVDRDVVIDTLAERKISSKVYWDPPVHLTHAYRERYGYEPGLLPVTEAVSERVLSLPIHPVLRDDQIDRIVAGVRDGVERGRSEPTNARAESPTIEANRSRRGQ, encoded by the coding sequence ATGAGCGACGCAATTCCGCTGTTCGAAATCCCCTGGGACGAACGCGACGTGAGAAACGCCGTCGACTCGATCACGCGCGGCTCGTTCTGGGCCAACGGTCCGTACGTCGAGGAGTTCGAGTCCGGCCTCGAGGCCTACCTCGGCGTCGAGCACGCGGTGACGGTCAACTCGGGGACGACCGCGCTGGTCGCGGCGCTCGAGGCCCAGGGCATCGGCGAGGGCGACGAGGTCATCGTTCCCGCGTTCACCTTCATCGCGACGGCGAACGCCGTTCGACTCGCCGGCGCGCGACCGGTGTTCGCCGACATCGAGTCGGAGACGTACGGACTCGACCCGGCGTCCGTCGCCGAGAACGTCACCGACGAGACGGCCGCGATCATGCCGATTCACCCGTACGGTGCACCCTGTCGGATCGGCGCCATCGCCGACGTCGCTGCAGAGACGAACGTCCCGCTGATCGAGGACGCGGCCGAAGCGTTCGGGAGCGATTACCGCGGGCGCGCGCTCGGGACGATCGGCGACGCGGCGGCGCTGAGTTTCTGTCAGAACAAGGTCCTTCCGACCGGAGAGGGCGGCGCCGTCGTCACCGACGAGGACGACCTCGCGCGACGACTCGAGCGGTTTCGTTCGCACGGACGCGCCTCCGAGGACTACTTCAGTTCCGCCGGGAGCGGCGACTACGTTGATCTCGGGACGAACGTCCGGATGTCCGATCTCGTGGCCTCGGTCGGCTGTGCGCAACTCGAGAGGGTCGACGACCTCATCGCGGGTCGGCGACGGGCCGCGGGGCGACTCGCCGCGGGGCTGGCGGACGTTCCCGGCGTCGAACCGCACGCGGCCGCCGAACGCGATCGGCACGTTTACCAGCTCTTCACCGTGACGCTCGGCGCGGACGTGGATCGTGACGTCGTTATCGACACGTTAGCCGAACGGAAGATCTCCTCGAAAGTCTACTGGGACCCGCCGGTCCACCTCACGCACGCGTACCGGGAACGGTACGGCTACGAGCCGGGCCTCCTTCCGGTGACGGAAGCCGTTAGCGAGCGCGTTCTCTCGCTGCCGATCCATCCGGTGCTCCGGGACGACCAGATCGATCGCATCGTCGCCGGCGTCCGCGACGGCGTCGAGCGCGGACGGTCGGAGCCGACGAATGCTCGAGCCGAGAGCCCGACGATCGAAGCGAACCGTTCCCGTCGGGGACAGTAG
- a CDS encoding tyrosine-type recombinase/integrase translates to MTEVAIADAIDAYLQRKAVGDPDGPGAGTYAANAESILRRWAEWLEDEHEIRSLFALETGHMRSYAEELRERADRGAYAASTVGTYYAVVRAFLSWCVRGGILEANPAAADAAEGALPTATDQGGCDDRDGWTADGRRTLERYVRERALEASGETVDRDERRTRLREYALVALLAHSDVRGAELFRVPEDDRRTGAIWDDVDFYTGTIRVLGRTQRLEDVPLGAPARTPLRRYRVVLDPPSNDWPLFPTRHAPSIARRVRTVLRERGHGEAEIESLFDDATAMELARERSIAPPAITTEGARSVLKRLCEAAAVDVDGDYLTPRSVRRDRDEEPYRREATASKTTLRAAVLEQSIAVPEEQPPIVDPGVGRREESAERD, encoded by the coding sequence GTGACCGAGGTCGCGATCGCGGACGCGATCGACGCCTACCTCCAGCGAAAAGCCGTCGGCGACCCCGACGGTCCCGGAGCGGGGACCTACGCGGCGAACGCCGAGTCGATCCTCCGCCGGTGGGCCGAGTGGCTCGAGGACGAACACGAAATCCGGTCGCTGTTCGCGCTCGAGACCGGCCACATGCGGTCCTACGCCGAAGAGCTTCGCGAACGGGCCGATCGAGGAGCGTACGCCGCCTCGACGGTCGGCACCTACTACGCCGTCGTCCGGGCGTTTCTCTCGTGGTGCGTTCGAGGCGGCATTCTCGAGGCGAACCCGGCGGCGGCCGACGCGGCCGAAGGCGCGCTGCCGACGGCGACCGACCAGGGGGGATGCGACGACCGCGACGGGTGGACCGCCGACGGACGCCGTACGCTCGAGCGATACGTCCGCGAACGGGCGCTCGAGGCCTCGGGCGAGACGGTCGATCGGGACGAACGACGCACCCGGCTGCGGGAGTACGCCCTGGTCGCGTTGCTGGCGCACTCGGACGTCCGCGGCGCCGAGCTGTTTCGGGTCCCCGAGGACGACCGCCGGACGGGCGCGATCTGGGACGACGTCGACTTCTACACGGGGACGATCCGCGTCCTCGGCAGGACCCAGCGACTCGAGGACGTGCCGCTCGGGGCGCCGGCCCGGACGCCGCTGCGCCGGTACCGGGTCGTTCTCGATCCGCCGTCGAACGACTGGCCGCTGTTCCCGACCCGCCACGCGCCGTCGATCGCCCGCCGCGTCAGGACTGTCCTGCGAGAGCGGGGCCACGGCGAGGCCGAGATCGAGTCGCTGTTCGACGACGCGACGGCGATGGAGCTGGCGCGCGAGCGATCGATCGCACCGCCGGCGATCACTACCGAAGGGGCGCGGTCGGTGCTGAAACGACTCTGCGAGGCGGCCGCCGTCGACGTCGACGGCGACTACCTGACTCCGCGGAGCGTCCGCCGGGACCGCGACGAGGAGCCGTATCGTCGCGAGGCGACGGCGTCGAAGACGACGCTGCGAGCGGCGGTGCTCGAGCAGTCGATCGCCGTTCCGGAGGAGCAGCCGCCGATCGTCGATCCCGGCGTCGGCCGGCGGGAGGAGTCGGCGGAACGAGACTGA
- a CDS encoding NAD-dependent epimerase/dehydratase family protein → MRWPVITAEGASIRDAIARIDRSEGREIVVVDDQRRLVGTATSERLRRELIDGATPTTPVSSVVDEPTPERAVDNGPPGDATTALEHEAPDDADSESNGVETVLVVGGAGYVGSVLCRTLLESGFAVRVLDPLMYGDAGVAGLADRERFTLHRGDARSIETVLDAIEGVDAVVHLGGIVGDPATELDPRKTLEYNLHSTRVLASVCKYHQLNRFVFASSCSVYGKSEDGAGRLTEDDALNPVSLYARLKIQSERVLRDLADERFSPTILRKATVYGYSPRMRFDLVGNVLPAKAYEQGVIPVFGGDQYRPNVHVEDAARAYVDCLTAPLEDVAGEVFNVGSNQQNYRIDELATVVADAFPAAEIEYHDERTDERSYRVEFEKIRSTLGFEPERSVRDHCLELKAAFESGAFPAYTATRFNNRATLESAPSFAETAAVIGEHEPLAFDGPEGRALASDVRSDGRQSTGTH, encoded by the coding sequence ATGAGATGGCCAGTGATCACCGCCGAGGGAGCGTCGATCCGCGACGCGATCGCTCGGATCGATCGGTCAGAGGGGAGGGAAATCGTCGTCGTCGACGACCAGCGTCGACTCGTCGGAACCGCGACGAGCGAACGACTCCGACGGGAACTGATCGACGGCGCGACGCCGACGACGCCGGTCTCGTCCGTCGTCGACGAGCCGACCCCCGAGCGAGCTGTGGATAACGGCCCGCCCGGGGACGCAACGACTGCGCTCGAGCACGAGGCACCCGACGACGCCGATTCGGAGTCGAACGGCGTCGAAACGGTGCTCGTGGTCGGCGGCGCCGGCTACGTCGGATCGGTGCTCTGCCGAACGTTGCTCGAGTCCGGGTTCGCGGTTCGCGTCCTCGACCCGCTCATGTACGGCGACGCCGGCGTCGCGGGTCTCGCCGATCGCGAGCGGTTCACGCTTCACCGGGGGGACGCCCGCTCGATCGAGACGGTGCTGGACGCGATCGAGGGGGTCGACGCCGTCGTCCACCTCGGCGGGATCGTCGGCGACCCCGCCACTGAACTCGATCCGCGAAAGACCCTCGAGTACAACCTCCACTCGACGCGGGTGCTCGCGTCCGTCTGCAAGTACCACCAACTCAACCGCTTCGTGTTCGCGTCGTCGTGCAGCGTTTACGGAAAAAGCGAGGACGGGGCCGGACGGCTGACCGAAGACGACGCGCTCAACCCGGTCTCGCTGTACGCGCGGCTGAAGATCCAGTCCGAGCGCGTCCTTCGGGACCTCGCGGACGAGAGGTTCTCGCCGACGATCCTCCGCAAGGCGACGGTCTACGGCTACTCGCCGCGAATGCGGTTCGATCTCGTCGGCAACGTTCTCCCCGCCAAGGCCTACGAGCAGGGCGTCATCCCGGTCTTCGGCGGCGACCAGTACCGCCCGAACGTCCACGTCGAGGACGCCGCGCGGGCGTACGTCGACTGCCTGACCGCGCCGCTCGAGGACGTCGCCGGCGAGGTGTTCAACGTCGGTTCGAACCAGCAAAACTATCGAATCGACGAACTCGCGACCGTCGTCGCGGACGCCTTCCCCGCCGCCGAGATCGAGTATCACGACGAGCGAACCGACGAGCGAAGCTACCGCGTCGAGTTCGAGAAGATCCGATCGACGCTCGGCTTCGAGCCCGAACGGTCCGTCCGCGATCACTGCCTCGAGCTGAAAGCGGCGTTCGAGAGCGGCGCGTTTCCGGCGTACACCGCGACCCGGTTCAACAACCGCGCGACCCTCGAGAGCGCGCCCTCCTTCGCGGAGACGGCCGCGGTGATCGGCGAGCACGAACCGCTCGCGTTCGACGGCCCGGAGGGACGGGCGCTCGCCTCCGACGTACGGAGTGACGGCCGGCAATCGACCGGCACGCACTGA
- a CDS encoding MATE family efflux transporter has protein sequence MDRRLPNPVRLVILWIGLALARLGLIEAERARRTTDLAWPRVVTGLARMSKNAVDVAMVGIAVGSTAIAGVGFASPFWGLAFAIGGGVAGGTIALVSQRYGAEAFDSLGQAVRSSVVLVLFLTLPVTALFWTYPSELISLIGNDSEQIELGAAYLQIVGLGIPFAGLNLIGSRTFVGMDDAWTPMVVRAGGAVANIALNAVLIFGLGLGVEGAALGTVLANVVVTTAFTLGLVAGWLPGVGTFPVSIDPFGSYLHADTVRDLTTIGLPVLGTKSVWTMAEFPMLAIVALFGHQTVAAYVIARRIWGLMNTPGWGFGLAASSLVGQELGGGDEGRAERYGREIIRFGVAIYAVAAVIVFAFAEPIVLTFTDDPAELSVPIAVSLIYAACLAVVLKGVSTGADGALKASGDTRWPFYSQLVGMFGLAVPLAYLGAAGLTIPSLSVPALGVTVSGVSVPAFGLTGLYLAFVAETAAPAVINYYRFSTGRWKVISRGYRPSAAPSDD, from the coding sequence GTGGATCGTCGTCTCCCCAACCCGGTTCGGCTTGTCATCCTCTGGATCGGGCTCGCGCTCGCCCGTCTCGGCCTGATCGAGGCCGAGCGAGCGCGGCGTACGACGGACCTCGCGTGGCCCCGCGTCGTCACCGGGCTCGCGCGGATGTCGAAGAACGCCGTCGACGTCGCGATGGTCGGCATCGCCGTCGGCTCCACGGCGATCGCCGGCGTCGGCTTCGCCTCGCCGTTCTGGGGGCTCGCGTTCGCCATCGGCGGCGGCGTCGCCGGCGGGACGATCGCGCTCGTTTCACAGCGCTACGGCGCCGAGGCGTTCGACTCGCTCGGCCAGGCCGTTCGCTCGAGCGTCGTCCTGGTTCTCTTTCTCACGCTGCCGGTCACGGCGCTGTTCTGGACCTATCCGTCCGAACTGATCTCGCTCATCGGAAACGATTCCGAACAGATCGAACTCGGTGCGGCGTACCTGCAGATCGTCGGTCTCGGCATCCCGTTCGCCGGCCTCAATCTCATCGGGAGCCGCACGTTCGTAGGGATGGACGACGCCTGGACCCCGATGGTCGTCCGCGCCGGCGGAGCCGTCGCCAACATCGCGCTCAACGCCGTCCTCATCTTCGGTCTCGGACTCGGCGTCGAAGGTGCGGCGCTTGGAACCGTCCTCGCGAACGTCGTCGTCACGACGGCGTTCACCCTGGGGCTCGTCGCGGGCTGGCTGCCCGGCGTGGGCACGTTCCCGGTCAGTATCGACCCCTTCGGCAGCTACCTCCACGCCGATACCGTCCGGGATCTAACCACGATCGGTCTCCCCGTGCTGGGGACGAAATCGGTCTGGACGATGGCCGAGTTCCCGATGCTCGCGATCGTCGCGCTCTTCGGGCACCAGACCGTCGCCGCGTACGTCATCGCCCGGCGTATCTGGGGCCTGATGAACACCCCTGGCTGGGGGTTCGGACTCGCCGCCTCGAGCCTCGTCGGCCAGGAACTCGGCGGCGGCGACGAGGGCCGGGCGGAGCGCTACGGTCGGGAGATCATCCGGTTCGGCGTCGCGATCTACGCCGTCGCGGCCGTGATCGTCTTCGCCTTCGCGGAGCCGATCGTCCTCACGTTCACCGACGACCCGGCCGAGCTCTCGGTCCCGATCGCGGTCTCGCTCATCTACGCGGCCTGTCTCGCCGTGGTTCTGAAAGGCGTCTCAACCGGCGCCGACGGGGCGCTCAAGGCCAGCGGCGACACGCGCTGGCCGTTTTACAGCCAACTCGTCGGAATGTTCGGACTCGCGGTCCCGCTCGCGTACCTCGGCGCCGCGGGGCTCACGATCCCGTCGCTGTCGGTCCCGGCGCTCGGCGTAACCGTCTCCGGCGTCTCCGTTCCTGCGTTCGGCCTGACGGGCCTGTACCTCGCCTTCGTCGCCGAAACCGCCGCGCCGGCCGTGATCAACTACTACCGGTTCTCGACCGGCCGGTGGAAGGTGATCAGTCGCGGGTACCGTCCGAGTGCGGCACCCAGCGACGACTGA
- a CDS encoding SHOCT domain-containing protein has protein sequence MGTDGSGGGYSLTEIFAIKFVLADIVIIAALLFAGPIYAVAITALLVASVFLVWYLTQRVESSDDADETPVERETVDPVTTLQDRYAAGDLSEAEFESKLERLINANERAERADVETDDLSLER, from the coding sequence ATGGGAACTGACGGGTCGGGCGGGGGGTACAGCCTCACGGAGATCTTCGCCATCAAGTTCGTCCTCGCCGACATCGTCATCATCGCGGCGCTGCTCTTCGCCGGACCGATTTACGCGGTCGCGATCACCGCCTTGCTCGTGGCCAGCGTCTTTCTCGTGTGGTATCTCACGCAGCGAGTCGAATCGAGCGACGACGCCGACGAGACTCCCGTCGAACGCGAGACGGTCGATCCCGTCACGACGCTTCAGGACCGGTACGCCGCCGGCGACCTCTCGGAGGCGGAGTTCGAGTCGAAACTCGAGCGCTTGATCAATGCCAACGAACGGGCCGAACGCGCGGACGTCGAGACGGACGACCTCTCACTCGAGCGGTGA
- the tuf gene encoding translation elongation factor EF-1 subunit alpha codes for MADKPHQNLAIIGHVDHGKSTLVGRLLYETGSVPEHIIEQHREEATEKGKGGFEFAYVMDNLAEERERGLTIDIAHQRFDTDTYDFTIVDTPGHRDFVKNMITGASQADNAVLVVAADDGVAPQTQEHVFLARTLGIDELIVAVNKMDVVDYDEDRFREVVEEVRNLLKQVRFSSDDASFISISAFEGDNVSEHSDEMPWFEGRTILEALNDLPEPEPPTDAPLRLPIQDVYTISGIGTVPVGRVETGQLRTGDSVSFQPSDVGGEVKTIEMHHEEVPKADPGDNVGFNVRGIGKDDIRRGDICGPADDPPKVAETFQAQIVVMQHPSVITAGYTPVFHAHTAQVAGTIESIDRKLDPASGEVADEDPDYIQAGDAAVVTVRPQKPLSIEPSDEIPELGSFAIRDMGQTVAAGKVLEVNEK; via the coding sequence ATGGCAGACAAACCCCACCAGAACCTGGCGATCATCGGCCACGTCGACCACGGGAAGAGTACGCTGGTGGGTCGACTCCTCTACGAGACGGGGAGCGTCCCGGAGCACATCATCGAGCAGCACCGCGAAGAAGCCACGGAGAAGGGTAAAGGCGGATTCGAGTTCGCCTACGTGATGGACAACCTCGCCGAGGAGCGAGAGCGCGGGCTGACGATCGACATCGCTCACCAGCGCTTCGACACCGACACGTACGACTTCACGATCGTGGATACGCCCGGTCACCGCGACTTCGTGAAGAACATGATCACCGGCGCGAGCCAGGCCGACAACGCCGTCCTCGTCGTCGCCGCCGACGACGGCGTCGCACCCCAGACCCAGGAGCACGTCTTCCTGGCCCGCACGCTGGGGATCGACGAACTCATCGTCGCCGTCAACAAGATGGACGTCGTCGATTACGACGAAGATCGGTTCCGCGAGGTCGTCGAGGAGGTGCGCAATCTGTTGAAACAGGTGCGGTTCAGCAGCGACGACGCCAGTTTCATTTCGATCTCGGCGTTCGAGGGTGACAACGTTTCCGAGCACAGCGACGAGATGCCGTGGTTCGAGGGCCGGACGATCCTCGAGGCGCTGAACGACCTGCCGGAGCCGGAACCGCCGACGGACGCGCCGCTTCGCCTTCCGATCCAGGACGTCTACACGATCTCCGGCATCGGCACCGTTCCCGTCGGCCGCGTCGAGACGGGCCAGCTTCGGACCGGCGACAGCGTCTCGTTCCAGCCCAGCGACGTGGGCGGCGAAGTGAAGACGATCGAGATGCACCACGAGGAGGTCCCGAAGGCCGACCCGGGCGACAACGTCGGATTCAACGTCCGCGGCATCGGCAAGGACGACATTCGCCGCGGCGACATCTGCGGACCGGCCGACGACCCGCCGAAGGTCGCCGAGACGTTCCAGGCCCAGATCGTCGTCATGCAGCACCCCTCGGTCATCACCGCCGGCTACACCCCGGTGTTCCACGCCCACACCGCACAGGTCGCCGGGACGATCGAGTCTATCGACAGGAAGTTGGATCCGGCGAGCGGCGAGGTCGCCGACGAGGACCCCGACTACATCCAGGCCGGGGACGCGGCCGTCGTAACCGTCCGTCCGCAGAAACCGCTCAGCATCGAGCCGTCGGACGAAATCCCCGAACTCGGGAGCTTCGCCATCCGCGACATGGGCCAGACCGTCGCGGCCGGCAAGGTCCTCGAGGTCAACGAGAAGTAG
- a CDS encoding Na(+)/H(+) antiporter subunit D encodes MNVDLLAVAYPPLLVFAAALLVLVLPRIAGFAVGALSLAAVLAISLVAPEGQHLAGTFLGFEVVPFYVDEFSRMIGIGLGFLGICSVIYASSSEASETLVAFALAYVASSLGAAFAGDWLVLLFMWELMAVTSTLVVWQYGGEAVRAGFRYALFHGTGGVLVMLAVAVHFVQTGTFVYDGSGIADGIPALLAVLGMGVNVAFIGFHTWLPDTYPRPHFAASVFLSVYTTKTSAFVLYRAFPVDAQSDLAIYLAYMGGLMAVYGASFALLQHDMRALLSYHIQAQLGYIVAGIGMGAGAVTSEIAVAGALTHLFNNVLFKSLLFMAVGVVIYRTGEEDLYELGGLWREMPLTAIGFGLGAFSITAIPGFNGYVSKGMLFDAADPHYYGTPEYQALYYLLWLGAIGTLLSFIKLGYYVFFHGESDLEVADAKPGQTVAMLGLGGACLLFGVWWQGLADLAPTIHGSEFAFAYPGGESHLHPYSASHLESAGVLTAIAAVAFVVVRKPLSKLDLGDPAMVVYPATYYASRWTMLAVTGVYAAVDAAVVGAVKRCYWIGNNPVLAVEAAARELPGWMVDVDERQPADGGRPSTIHLRTSIGTTVLLLTIVLTAILWLLVV; translated from the coding sequence ATGAACGTCGATCTGCTCGCGGTGGCCTACCCGCCGCTGCTGGTCTTCGCGGCGGCGCTGCTCGTGCTCGTCCTGCCCCGGATCGCCGGCTTCGCAGTCGGCGCGCTCAGCCTCGCGGCCGTCCTGGCGATCTCGCTGGTCGCACCGGAGGGCCAGCACCTGGCCGGAACCTTCCTCGGCTTCGAGGTCGTTCCGTTCTACGTCGACGAGTTCTCCCGGATGATCGGGATCGGACTCGGCTTCCTCGGAATCTGTAGCGTCATCTACGCCTCCTCGAGCGAGGCCAGCGAGACGCTGGTCGCGTTCGCCCTGGCGTACGTCGCCTCGTCGCTCGGGGCGGCCTTCGCGGGCGACTGGCTCGTGCTCCTGTTCATGTGGGAGCTGATGGCCGTCACGAGTACGCTGGTGGTCTGGCAGTACGGCGGCGAGGCGGTCCGGGCCGGCTTCCGGTACGCCCTCTTCCACGGCACCGGCGGCGTGCTCGTGATGTTGGCGGTCGCCGTCCACTTCGTCCAGACCGGCACGTTCGTCTACGACGGGAGCGGCATCGCCGACGGGATCCCGGCGCTGCTCGCGGTGCTCGGGATGGGCGTCAACGTCGCCTTCATCGGCTTCCACACCTGGCTGCCCGACACGTACCCGCGGCCCCACTTCGCGGCCTCGGTGTTCCTCTCCGTGTACACCACGAAGACGAGCGCGTTCGTCCTCTACCGGGCGTTCCCCGTCGACGCCCAGAGCGACCTGGCCATCTACCTCGCGTACATGGGCGGCCTGATGGCCGTCTACGGCGCCAGCTTCGCCCTGCTGCAACACGACATGCGGGCCCTCCTCTCGTATCACATTCAGGCCCAGCTCGGGTACATCGTCGCCGGGATCGGGATGGGTGCGGGGGCGGTGACCTCCGAGATCGCCGTCGCCGGCGCGCTGACCCACCTGTTCAACAACGTGCTCTTCAAGAGCCTGCTGTTCATGGCCGTCGGCGTCGTCATCTACCGCACCGGCGAGGAGGACCTCTACGAGCTGGGCGGGCTCTGGCGCGAGATGCCCCTGACCGCGATCGGGTTCGGACTCGGCGCCTTCTCGATCACCGCGATCCCGGGCTTCAACGGCTACGTCAGCAAGGGGATGCTCTTCGACGCGGCCGATCCCCACTACTACGGGACGCCGGAGTACCAGGCGCTGTACTACCTCCTGTGGCTTGGCGCGATCGGAACCCTGCTGTCCTTCATCAAGCTCGGCTACTACGTCTTCTTCCACGGCGAGAGCGACCTCGAGGTCGCCGACGCCAAACCGGGCCAGACGGTCGCGATGCTCGGCCTCGGCGGGGCCTGTCTCCTGTTCGGCGTCTGGTGGCAGGGGCTGGCCGACCTCGCGCCGACGATCCACGGCAGCGAATTCGCGTTCGCCTATCCCGGCGGCGAGAGTCACCTCCACCCATACAGCGCGAGCCACCTCGAGAGCGCGGGTGTCCTCACCGCGATCGCGGCCGTCGCGTTCGTCGTCGTTCGGAAGCCGCTCTCGAAGCTCGACCTCGGCGACCCCGCGATGGTCGTCTACCCCGCGACCTACTACGCGAGTCGCTGGACGATGCTGGCGGTAACGGGGGTATACGCCGCCGTCGACGCCGCCGTCGTCGGCGCGGTCAAGCGCTGCTACTGGATCGGAAACAACCCCGTGCTCGCGGTCGAAGCGGCCGCGCGCGAGCTTCCCGGCTGGATGGTCGACGTCGACGAGCGCCAGCCGGCGGACGGCGGCCGCCCGTCGACGATCCACCTCCGGACGAGCATCGGAACCACCGTCTTGCTGTTGACCATCGTCCTGACGGCGATCCTGTGGCTGCTGGTCGTCTGA
- a CDS encoding universal stress protein — protein sequence MYDSILIPTDGRENTERAIEEAIELASVHDATLHALYVINSAEIAPGMDFDDLEPAGEEAVLYVASRAREVGVDDVETTVTHGLRHRAILDYADEHDVDLIVMGRNRGLERFLRKSVSSRVATESSRPVLVVE from the coding sequence ATGTACGACTCGATCCTGATCCCCACGGACGGTCGCGAGAACACCGAGCGAGCGATCGAGGAGGCGATCGAACTCGCCAGCGTCCACGACGCGACGCTGCACGCGCTGTACGTCATCAACTCCGCCGAGATCGCGCCCGGGATGGACTTCGACGACCTCGAGCCGGCGGGTGAAGAAGCGGTGTTGTACGTCGCCTCTCGGGCGAGGGAGGTCGGCGTCGACGACGTCGAGACCACGGTCACTCACGGGCTCCGCCACCGGGCGATCCTCGACTACGCCGACGAACACGACGTCGACCTCATCGTCATGGGACGGAACCGCGGACTCGAGCGATTCCTTCGCAAGAGCGTCTCCAGCCGGGTTGCGACGGAGTCTTCGCGACCCGTACTCGTCGTCGAGTGA
- a CDS encoding universal stress protein encodes MHVLVGTDSVHATAAICDYLEERATSDDGVTAVAAFSPGDETARRDGREALNVASVRLAALGTVETELRDGDPAPTLLEVAAEVDADEIVVGARGGDPDSERSVGSTTRALLEDASRPVVVLPMPELE; translated from the coding sequence ATGCACGTTCTCGTCGGCACCGACTCCGTCCACGCGACCGCGGCGATCTGTGACTACCTCGAGGAGCGAGCGACGAGCGACGACGGCGTCACCGCGGTCGCCGCGTTTTCGCCGGGCGACGAGACCGCGCGTCGGGACGGACGGGAAGCACTGAACGTCGCGTCGGTCCGACTCGCGGCCCTCGGTACCGTCGAAACCGAACTTCGAGACGGGGATCCCGCGCCGACGCTCCTCGAGGTCGCCGCCGAGGTCGACGCGGACGAAATCGTCGTCGGCGCTCGCGGCGGGGACCCGGACTCGGAACGATCGGTCGGGTCGACGACGCGGGCGCTCCTCGAGGACGCGTCACGGCCCGTGGTCGTCCTCCCGATGCCGGAACTCGAGTGA